A genomic region of Botrytis cinerea B05.10 chromosome 9, complete sequence contains the following coding sequences:
- the Bctyw3 gene encoding Bctyw3, producing MRDKNNKMSLPQSFISKKKLILSKLAVPTDEYDDLSPKGSVDEGIRELIDEINSLEGCVTTSSCAGRVSVFLEGKKNSDDGVKNLVQDEVSMDGIPDVRAEKTAGFGGKGGGGKWLYVSHDAIQDEALTRRENDGTLCELLGMRADDGDSKISPPKNRDLRHIHFKFEPMILHVLTASLEQAQKVLSAALQAGFRESGALNLISTTSEPATPMVGIRCMGLTLESLVGVYHEAFDQGVCLVDNGQLSTLMRISNERFEENTKRIERFRVLLNEAMNPVEKKRVGENGENWEDPQARKERKRAEGLRRAQELKEAKARSEISENQDSDELSIDSAPVDYIETRI from the exons ATGAGAGacaagaataataaaatgtCTCTACCTCAATCTTTTATCAGCAAGAAGAAGCTAATATTAAGCAAGCTTGCCGTTCCCACAGACGAATATGATGACCTATCTCCTAAAGGGTCTGTGGATGAAGGCATCCGAGAATTAAtagatgaaataaattctCTTGAAGGCTGTGTCACGACTAGTAGTTGTGCTGGGCGAGTGAGTGTATTtttggaagggaagaagaattctGATGATGGAGTTAAAAACCTTGTTCAAGATGAGGTCAGTATGGATGGCATTCCGGATGTGAGAGCTGAGAAGACTGCCGGATTTGGTGGAAAAGGAGGGGGCGGAAAATGGTTATATGTTTCTCACGACGCAATTCAAGACGAGGCACTGACCAGACGAGAGAATGATGGAACTCTTTGTGAATTGCTGGGAATGCGGGCCGATGATGGTGACTCTAAGATCTCTCCCCCGAAGAACAGAGATTTACGGCATATTCATTTTAAATTTGAGCCCATG ATCCTCCATGTCCTTACCGCATCTTTGGAACAAGCACAAAAAGTGCTATCAGCTGCGTTACAGGCGGGTTTTCGAGAAAGTGGTGCATTGAACCTAATATCCACTACGTCTGAGCCGGCAACTCCAATGGTAGGAATAAGATGTATGGGTCTGACGCTCGAGTCATTAGTTGGTGTATATCACGAGGCTTTCGATCAAGGAGTTTGCCTTGTCGATAATGGGCAGTTAAGTACGTTGATGAGAATTTCCaatgagagatttgaagagaataCGAAAAGGATTGAGAGATTTAGAGTATTATTGAATGAGGCAATGAATCCtgtggagaagaaaagggtaGGAGAGAATGGCGAGAATTGGGAAGATCCTCAAGCTAGAAAGGAGCGGAAGCGTGCGGAAGGGTTGAGGAGAGCCCAGGAACtgaaagaagcaaaagcgAGGAGTGAGATATCTGAGAACCAGGACTCGGATGAGCTTTCGATAGACTCAGCACCTGTAGATTATATTGAAACTAGAATCTGA